From Anopheles darlingi chromosome 2, idAnoDarlMG_H_01, whole genome shotgun sequence, the proteins below share one genomic window:
- the LOC125959118 gene encoding uncharacterized protein LOC125959118 isoform X1, with protein MNSRIKEDVSRLFEFWCEIAPGKPDDPTAPGYIVESFPESFKDAKVIADIPAFAYPCAFESRTIQVHSFVLTNIDSKWRFGFCRHDPKSPTAMVIVTYLPWHDTFMRFLNVLADIKKNRPDEFGAFLAESYGKGVPEPGACLKLSYDRPVQTFSFQRPQQFQLPSIPENHNLNQYYNFVEPKFMIGIFAAMLAERRIIFVSRRLDILSSCVQAANAFLYPMVWQHIFIPVLPMQMVDILGAPMPFLIGVPEAVYETLRREEIGDVVILNCDKRTLETPFDDVKSMPPELVASLKKQLSNPADHRGDRVSKIFLGILVQLIGGYRDAVKFNDKITFDPDTFIESRPSHLRAFLSNMLQLQIFQQFIEERLDMLNTGQGFSDEFEVEYFRYAEKSGRKVKQYKDLLKNFKDKTNPAVRSAVKSVKEGGKGVKTAYKGLRSKFRETTPPKTKLDSHSSMHLHHGYDVGGHHQSAPNSPVFNKRPQTIALADDVYHTHHPHQTLTPSSTSLYNSPHIMLGSQHHQLGRSVAQSNGGAAGSSSMSSGYHTVTGGAGGGSSSSSHMNNNLSYGNGGSNTSTTINNNTSTTLASSSASDIRSPTLSPTSSNSSSEMNLWQEMQHHLTLFKSPAVNRNLKPSLSGDGSSPGSRPSSRAGAPAVSPPGSTNHTHSALPRIQESSHQAPSQPLLSLDLEQRGGVGGSSRHQNVRNNNGSSSAYYHENNDDDDDDDDDGQANFDLSPDAPCPPIPPRRFQSAADALAAIQISPPPMSPPSTSSSCSSPYRTYNNFIPPLPRPKSSSTSASYGATTTPTVVSSSRVDQTPSLPSPPPPPPLKATEERRELPSLLDADEDQLITITTTTNGDSQLGAGSLTNAVAAAANTTTTSMSMTFVQSQDKPGTGVGGLLGANSNHHILPPLVQGPTVPSAKPPLLHAYTLPHPPKVQAPQPPQRPPLAPKPTFRKESQNGDTPDFLSSTGGGTATPPPNEDSLDLITLDTTNSSFELEDFDPLNERAKPIAATTAIAHANATGTALTNSNIPSYHQHSVAGLPIAAGVTVPTASFPSTSLGVNNPVYPYFTPLYQQNVSPHHHQPHRSQPPPFPSSLGAQGDTARAGVGTAGSGSATAGSSSTSDDFELLRNYGLDKFALLDLGDGGKQTALLHMNGTGMDARTTFDQDILRKSIPSSNINGRSSFGSSNGSRNSGNKLSTSIEGIAPNSRPPAPPPSGYNGHSKPAFSNWTTFD; from the exons CCGTACTATTCAGGTCCACTCGTTCGTGTTGACTAACATCGATTCGAAATGGCGGTTTGGATTCTGCCGTCACGATCCAAAATCACCGACGGCGATGGTGATCGTTACGTACCTGCCGTGGCACGATACTTTCATGCGATTCCTCAACGTGCTGGCCGACATCAAGAAGAACCGACCGGACGAGTTTGGCGCTTTCCTGGCTGAATCGTACGGCAAGGGCGTGCCGGAACCGGGCGCCTGTCTTAAGCTTTCCTACGATCGTCCGGTTCAAACGTTTAGCTTCCAGAGACCGCAACAGTTCCAGCTTCCCAGTATTCCGGAAAAC CATAACCTCAACCAATACTACAACTTCGTGGAGCCAAAGTTCATGATCGGTATCTTCGCTGCGATGCTGGCAGAGCGGCGCATCATCTTCGTGAGTCGACGGCTGGACATACTGTCCTCATGCGTGCAGGCCGCGAACGCGTTCCTCTATCCGATGGTCTGGCAGCACATTTTCATCCCGGTGCTACCGATGCAGATGGTAGACATCCTCGGTGCCCCGATGCCATTCCTGATCGGCGTACCGGAAGCGGTCTACGAGACACTGCGCCGCGAGGAAATCGGTGACGTCGTCATACTAAACTGTGATAAACGAACGCTGGAAACACCGTTCGACGATGTGAAAAGCATGCCCCCGGAGCTGGTTGCCTCGCTCAAGAAGCAGCTCTCCAACCCCGCCGATCATCGGGGCGATCGGGTTTCAAAGATATTTCTAG GTATTCTAGTGCAATTAATCGGTGGCTATCGGGATGCGGTCAAGTTtaatgataaaattaccttcgaTCCGGATACCTTCATCGAGTCTCGGCCCTCGCATTTACGGGCGTTTCTATCGAACATGCTACAGCTACAGATCTTCCAACAG TTTATTGAGGAGCGGTTAGATATGCTGAACACAGGCCAAGGCTTTTCAGACGAGTTTGAGGTGGAGTACTTCCGGTACGCGGAAAAGTCCGGCCGAAAGGTGAAACAGTACAAGGACCTGTTGAAGAACTTCAAGGACAAG ACTAATCCTGCTGTACGGTCTGCGGTGAAATCG GTAAAAGAAGGTGGCAAGGGTGTCAAGACGGCGTACAAGGGACTGCGGTCCAAGTTTCGCGagacaacaccaccaaaaacgaagCTCGATAGCCATAGTAGTATGCATCTGCACCACGGATATGATGTCGGTGGTCACCATCAATCGGCACCAAACTCGCCAGTGTTCAACAAACGGCCACAAACGATTGCCCTAGCGGACGATGTCTATCATACGCATCATCCGCACCAAACGCTCACACCTTCCTCCACCTCCCTGTACAACTCGCCACACATTATGTTGGGCAGTCAGCATCACCAGTTGGGTCGCTCGGTAGCGCAGAGCAATGGCGGCGCTGCTGGAAGCAGTAGTATGAGCTCTGGCTACCACACGgtcaccggtggtgctggtggtggcagcagcagtagcagtcacATGAACAACAATCTTAGCTATGGCAACGGTGGTAGCaataccagcaccaccatcaacaataACACCAGCACAACACTGGCAAGTAGCAGCGCGAGCGACATCCGCAGTCCGACACTGAGCCCCACGAGCTCAAACTCGTCGTCGGAGATGAACCTCTGGCAGGAGATGCAGCATCATCTGACGCTGTTCAAATCCCCGGCCGTCAATCGGAAT CTCAAACCGTCGCTTAGTGGAGATGGTAGTAGTCCCGGTAGCCGACCATCATCTCGTGCGGGAGCACCGGCGGTCAGTCCTCCGGGTAGCACCAATCACACTCATTCGGCACTGCCACGAATACAGGAATCTTCTCATCAAGCGCCATCGCAGCCATTACTGAGTCTCGATCTGGAGCAGCGTGGAGGAGTTGGAGGATCATCGCGACATCAAAACGTTCGCAACAACAATGGCAGTAGCAGCGCGTACTATCACGagaataatgatgatgatgatgatgatgatgatgatgggcaagCAAATTTTGATCTCTCACCGGATGCACCGTGTCCACCGATACCACCGCGGCGTTTCCAGTCGGCGGCTGACGCCCTTGCCGCCATTCAAATATCACCACCCCCCATGTCGCCACCGTCGACCTCCTCGTCCTGCTCGTCACCCTATCGTACCTATAACAACTTCATACCTCCCCTACCAAGGCCAAAGTCATCCTCTACGTCCGCCAGTTACGGTGCGACGACTACACCGACGGTGGTGTCCTCGTCAAGGGTCGATCAGACACCTTCACTACCGtcgcctcctccaccaccaccgttgaaAGCGACGGAGGAGCGCCGTGAGCTACCGTCGCTGCTGGACGCTGACGAGGACCAGCTAATTACAATCACGACGACTACGAACGGTGATAGTCAGTTGGGTGCAGGATCGCTAACCaatgccgtcgccgccgctgccaacACAACTACTACGAGCATGTCGATGACGTTTGTCCAGTCCCAGGACAAACCGGGGACCGGTGTTGGCGGCCTACTGGGGGCGAACAGCAACCACCATATACTGCCACCACTAGTGCAGGGACCAACGGTACCATCCGCGAAaccgccgctgctgcacgCCTATACCTTGCCACATCCACCTAAGGTGCAAGCGCCGCAGCCACCGCAACGGCCACCGCTTGCACCGAAGCCCACCTTCCGCAAAGAG TCTCAAAACGGTGACACACCGGATTTCCTTTCATCCACGGGAGGAGGCACGGCTACACCTCCGCCGAACGAGGATTCCCTCGATCTAATCACGCTGGACACTACCAACTCGAGCTTCGAGCTGGAGGACTTCGATCCGCTCAATGAACGAGCCAAACCGATCGCAGCCACAACCGCAATCGCGCATGCCAATGCTACCGGTACCGCACTAACCAACTCCAACATCCCGAGCTATCACCAGCATTCTGTGGCTGGCTTGCCAATCGCTGCCGGTGTTACCGTACCGACCGCATCCTTTCCCTCGACCAGCCTTGGCGTTAATAATCCCGTCTATCCTTACTTTACACCGTTGTATCAACAAAACGTGTcaccgcaccatcatcaacctcatcgatcgcaaccaccaccatttcctTCGTCGCTTGGTGCACAAGGAGACACCGCAcgtgctggtgttggtacCGCTGGAAGTGGTAGTGCGACggccggcagcagtagcacctcTGATGATTTCGAGCTGCTACGAAACTATGGTCTAGATAAGTTTGCACTGCTGGATCTCGGGGACGGTGGCAAGCAGACGGCACTGCTGCACATGAACGGCACTGGTATGGATGCACGGACGACGTTCGATCAGGACATTCTACGCAAAAGCATACCCAGCAGTAATATCAATGGCAGGAGCAGCTTCGGCAGTAGCAATGGTAGCAGAAACAGTGGCAATAAACTATCGACCAGTATCGAGGGGATCGCGCCGAATAGTCGACCACCAGCGCCTCCACCGTCAGGATACAATGGCCACTCGAAACCAGCATTTAGCAACTGGACAACGTTCGATTGA
- the LOC125959118 gene encoding uncharacterized protein LOC125959118 isoform X2, with protein MNSRIKEDVSRLFEFWCEIAPGKPDDPTAPGYIVESFPESFKDAKVIADIPAFAYPCAFESRTIQVHSFVLTNIDSKWRFGFCRHDPKSPTAMVIVTYLPWHDTFMRFLNVLADIKKNRPDEFGAFLAESYGKGVPEPGACLKLSYDRPVQTFSFQRPQQFQLPSIPENHNLNQYYNFVEPKFMIGIFAAMLAERRIIFVSRRLDILSSCVQAANAFLYPMVWQHIFIPVLPMQMVDILGAPMPFLIGVPEAVYETLRREEIGDVVILNCDKRTLETPFDDVKSMPPELVASLKKQLSNPADHRGDRVSKIFLGILVQLIGGYRDAVKFNDKITFDPDTFIESRPSHLRAFLSNMLQLQIFQQFIEERLDMLNTGQGFSDEFEVEYFRYAEKSGRKVKQYKDLLKNFKDKVKEGGKGVKTAYKGLRSKFRETTPPKTKLDSHSSMHLHHGYDVGGHHQSAPNSPVFNKRPQTIALADDVYHTHHPHQTLTPSSTSLYNSPHIMLGSQHHQLGRSVAQSNGGAAGSSSMSSGYHTVTGGAGGGSSSSSHMNNNLSYGNGGSNTSTTINNNTSTTLASSSASDIRSPTLSPTSSNSSSEMNLWQEMQHHLTLFKSPAVNRNLKPSLSGDGSSPGSRPSSRAGAPAVSPPGSTNHTHSALPRIQESSHQAPSQPLLSLDLEQRGGVGGSSRHQNVRNNNGSSSAYYHENNDDDDDDDDDGQANFDLSPDAPCPPIPPRRFQSAADALAAIQISPPPMSPPSTSSSCSSPYRTYNNFIPPLPRPKSSSTSASYGATTTPTVVSSSRVDQTPSLPSPPPPPPLKATEERRELPSLLDADEDQLITITTTTNGDSQLGAGSLTNAVAAAANTTTTSMSMTFVQSQDKPGTGVGGLLGANSNHHILPPLVQGPTVPSAKPPLLHAYTLPHPPKVQAPQPPQRPPLAPKPTFRKESQNGDTPDFLSSTGGGTATPPPNEDSLDLITLDTTNSSFELEDFDPLNERAKPIAATTAIAHANATGTALTNSNIPSYHQHSVAGLPIAAGVTVPTASFPSTSLGVNNPVYPYFTPLYQQNVSPHHHQPHRSQPPPFPSSLGAQGDTARAGVGTAGSGSATAGSSSTSDDFELLRNYGLDKFALLDLGDGGKQTALLHMNGTGMDARTTFDQDILRKSIPSSNINGRSSFGSSNGSRNSGNKLSTSIEGIAPNSRPPAPPPSGYNGHSKPAFSNWTTFD; from the exons CCGTACTATTCAGGTCCACTCGTTCGTGTTGACTAACATCGATTCGAAATGGCGGTTTGGATTCTGCCGTCACGATCCAAAATCACCGACGGCGATGGTGATCGTTACGTACCTGCCGTGGCACGATACTTTCATGCGATTCCTCAACGTGCTGGCCGACATCAAGAAGAACCGACCGGACGAGTTTGGCGCTTTCCTGGCTGAATCGTACGGCAAGGGCGTGCCGGAACCGGGCGCCTGTCTTAAGCTTTCCTACGATCGTCCGGTTCAAACGTTTAGCTTCCAGAGACCGCAACAGTTCCAGCTTCCCAGTATTCCGGAAAAC CATAACCTCAACCAATACTACAACTTCGTGGAGCCAAAGTTCATGATCGGTATCTTCGCTGCGATGCTGGCAGAGCGGCGCATCATCTTCGTGAGTCGACGGCTGGACATACTGTCCTCATGCGTGCAGGCCGCGAACGCGTTCCTCTATCCGATGGTCTGGCAGCACATTTTCATCCCGGTGCTACCGATGCAGATGGTAGACATCCTCGGTGCCCCGATGCCATTCCTGATCGGCGTACCGGAAGCGGTCTACGAGACACTGCGCCGCGAGGAAATCGGTGACGTCGTCATACTAAACTGTGATAAACGAACGCTGGAAACACCGTTCGACGATGTGAAAAGCATGCCCCCGGAGCTGGTTGCCTCGCTCAAGAAGCAGCTCTCCAACCCCGCCGATCATCGGGGCGATCGGGTTTCAAAGATATTTCTAG GTATTCTAGTGCAATTAATCGGTGGCTATCGGGATGCGGTCAAGTTtaatgataaaattaccttcgaTCCGGATACCTTCATCGAGTCTCGGCCCTCGCATTTACGGGCGTTTCTATCGAACATGCTACAGCTACAGATCTTCCAACAG TTTATTGAGGAGCGGTTAGATATGCTGAACACAGGCCAAGGCTTTTCAGACGAGTTTGAGGTGGAGTACTTCCGGTACGCGGAAAAGTCCGGCCGAAAGGTGAAACAGTACAAGGACCTGTTGAAGAACTTCAAGGACAAG GTAAAAGAAGGTGGCAAGGGTGTCAAGACGGCGTACAAGGGACTGCGGTCCAAGTTTCGCGagacaacaccaccaaaaacgaagCTCGATAGCCATAGTAGTATGCATCTGCACCACGGATATGATGTCGGTGGTCACCATCAATCGGCACCAAACTCGCCAGTGTTCAACAAACGGCCACAAACGATTGCCCTAGCGGACGATGTCTATCATACGCATCATCCGCACCAAACGCTCACACCTTCCTCCACCTCCCTGTACAACTCGCCACACATTATGTTGGGCAGTCAGCATCACCAGTTGGGTCGCTCGGTAGCGCAGAGCAATGGCGGCGCTGCTGGAAGCAGTAGTATGAGCTCTGGCTACCACACGgtcaccggtggtgctggtggtggcagcagcagtagcagtcacATGAACAACAATCTTAGCTATGGCAACGGTGGTAGCaataccagcaccaccatcaacaataACACCAGCACAACACTGGCAAGTAGCAGCGCGAGCGACATCCGCAGTCCGACACTGAGCCCCACGAGCTCAAACTCGTCGTCGGAGATGAACCTCTGGCAGGAGATGCAGCATCATCTGACGCTGTTCAAATCCCCGGCCGTCAATCGGAAT CTCAAACCGTCGCTTAGTGGAGATGGTAGTAGTCCCGGTAGCCGACCATCATCTCGTGCGGGAGCACCGGCGGTCAGTCCTCCGGGTAGCACCAATCACACTCATTCGGCACTGCCACGAATACAGGAATCTTCTCATCAAGCGCCATCGCAGCCATTACTGAGTCTCGATCTGGAGCAGCGTGGAGGAGTTGGAGGATCATCGCGACATCAAAACGTTCGCAACAACAATGGCAGTAGCAGCGCGTACTATCACGagaataatgatgatgatgatgatgatgatgatgatgggcaagCAAATTTTGATCTCTCACCGGATGCACCGTGTCCACCGATACCACCGCGGCGTTTCCAGTCGGCGGCTGACGCCCTTGCCGCCATTCAAATATCACCACCCCCCATGTCGCCACCGTCGACCTCCTCGTCCTGCTCGTCACCCTATCGTACCTATAACAACTTCATACCTCCCCTACCAAGGCCAAAGTCATCCTCTACGTCCGCCAGTTACGGTGCGACGACTACACCGACGGTGGTGTCCTCGTCAAGGGTCGATCAGACACCTTCACTACCGtcgcctcctccaccaccaccgttgaaAGCGACGGAGGAGCGCCGTGAGCTACCGTCGCTGCTGGACGCTGACGAGGACCAGCTAATTACAATCACGACGACTACGAACGGTGATAGTCAGTTGGGTGCAGGATCGCTAACCaatgccgtcgccgccgctgccaacACAACTACTACGAGCATGTCGATGACGTTTGTCCAGTCCCAGGACAAACCGGGGACCGGTGTTGGCGGCCTACTGGGGGCGAACAGCAACCACCATATACTGCCACCACTAGTGCAGGGACCAACGGTACCATCCGCGAAaccgccgctgctgcacgCCTATACCTTGCCACATCCACCTAAGGTGCAAGCGCCGCAGCCACCGCAACGGCCACCGCTTGCACCGAAGCCCACCTTCCGCAAAGAG TCTCAAAACGGTGACACACCGGATTTCCTTTCATCCACGGGAGGAGGCACGGCTACACCTCCGCCGAACGAGGATTCCCTCGATCTAATCACGCTGGACACTACCAACTCGAGCTTCGAGCTGGAGGACTTCGATCCGCTCAATGAACGAGCCAAACCGATCGCAGCCACAACCGCAATCGCGCATGCCAATGCTACCGGTACCGCACTAACCAACTCCAACATCCCGAGCTATCACCAGCATTCTGTGGCTGGCTTGCCAATCGCTGCCGGTGTTACCGTACCGACCGCATCCTTTCCCTCGACCAGCCTTGGCGTTAATAATCCCGTCTATCCTTACTTTACACCGTTGTATCAACAAAACGTGTcaccgcaccatcatcaacctcatcgatcgcaaccaccaccatttcctTCGTCGCTTGGTGCACAAGGAGACACCGCAcgtgctggtgttggtacCGCTGGAAGTGGTAGTGCGACggccggcagcagtagcacctcTGATGATTTCGAGCTGCTACGAAACTATGGTCTAGATAAGTTTGCACTGCTGGATCTCGGGGACGGTGGCAAGCAGACGGCACTGCTGCACATGAACGGCACTGGTATGGATGCACGGACGACGTTCGATCAGGACATTCTACGCAAAAGCATACCCAGCAGTAATATCAATGGCAGGAGCAGCTTCGGCAGTAGCAATGGTAGCAGAAACAGTGGCAATAAACTATCGACCAGTATCGAGGGGATCGCGCCGAATAGTCGACCACCAGCGCCTCCACCGTCAGGATACAATGGCCACTCGAAACCAGCATTTAGCAACTGGACAACGTTCGATTGA
- the LOC125959118 gene encoding DENN domain-containing protein 1A-like isoform X4 gives MNSRIKEDVSRLFEFWCEIAPGKPDDPTAPGYIVESFPESFKDAKVIADIPAFAYPCAFESRTIQVHSFVLTNIDSKWRFGFCRHDPKSPTAMVIVTYLPWHDTFMRFLNVLADIKKNRPDEFGAFLAESYGKGVPEPGACLKLSYDRPVQTFSFQRPQQFQLPSIPENHNLNQYYNFVEPKFMIGIFAAMLAERRIIFVSRRLDILSSCVQAANAFLYPMVWQHIFIPVLPMQMVDILGAPMPFLIGVPEAVYETLRREEIGDVVILNCDKRTLETPFDDVKSMPPELVASLKKQLSNPADHRGDRVSKIFLGILVQLIGGYRDAVKFNDKITFDPDTFIESRPSHLRAFLSNMLQLQIFQQFIEERLDMLNTGQGFSDEFEVEYFRYAEKSGRKVKQYKDLLKNFKDKTNPAVRSAVKSVKEGGKGVKTAYKGLRSKFRETTPPKTKLDSHSSMHLHHGYDVGGHHQSAPNSPVFNKRPQTIALADDVYHTHHPHQTLTPSSTSLYNSPHIMLGSQHHQLGRSVAQSNGGAAGSSSMSSGYHTVTGGAGGGSSSSSHMNNNLSYGNGGSNTSTTINNNTSTTLASSSASDIRSPTLSPTSSNSSSEMNLWQEMQHHLTLFKSPAVNRNSQNGDTPDFLSSTGGGTATPPPNEDSLDLITLDTTNSSFELEDFDPLNERAKPIAATTAIAHANATGTALTNSNIPSYHQHSVAGLPIAAGVTVPTASFPSTSLGVNNPVYPYFTPLYQQNVSPHHHQPHRSQPPPFPSSLGAQGDTARAGVGTAGSGSATAGSSSTSDDFELLRNYGLDKFALLDLGDGGKQTALLHMNGTGMDARTTFDQDILRKSIPSSNINGRSSFGSSNGSRNSGNKLSTSIEGIAPNSRPPAPPPSGYNGHSKPAFSNWTTFD, from the exons CCGTACTATTCAGGTCCACTCGTTCGTGTTGACTAACATCGATTCGAAATGGCGGTTTGGATTCTGCCGTCACGATCCAAAATCACCGACGGCGATGGTGATCGTTACGTACCTGCCGTGGCACGATACTTTCATGCGATTCCTCAACGTGCTGGCCGACATCAAGAAGAACCGACCGGACGAGTTTGGCGCTTTCCTGGCTGAATCGTACGGCAAGGGCGTGCCGGAACCGGGCGCCTGTCTTAAGCTTTCCTACGATCGTCCGGTTCAAACGTTTAGCTTCCAGAGACCGCAACAGTTCCAGCTTCCCAGTATTCCGGAAAAC CATAACCTCAACCAATACTACAACTTCGTGGAGCCAAAGTTCATGATCGGTATCTTCGCTGCGATGCTGGCAGAGCGGCGCATCATCTTCGTGAGTCGACGGCTGGACATACTGTCCTCATGCGTGCAGGCCGCGAACGCGTTCCTCTATCCGATGGTCTGGCAGCACATTTTCATCCCGGTGCTACCGATGCAGATGGTAGACATCCTCGGTGCCCCGATGCCATTCCTGATCGGCGTACCGGAAGCGGTCTACGAGACACTGCGCCGCGAGGAAATCGGTGACGTCGTCATACTAAACTGTGATAAACGAACGCTGGAAACACCGTTCGACGATGTGAAAAGCATGCCCCCGGAGCTGGTTGCCTCGCTCAAGAAGCAGCTCTCCAACCCCGCCGATCATCGGGGCGATCGGGTTTCAAAGATATTTCTAG GTATTCTAGTGCAATTAATCGGTGGCTATCGGGATGCGGTCAAGTTtaatgataaaattaccttcgaTCCGGATACCTTCATCGAGTCTCGGCCCTCGCATTTACGGGCGTTTCTATCGAACATGCTACAGCTACAGATCTTCCAACAG TTTATTGAGGAGCGGTTAGATATGCTGAACACAGGCCAAGGCTTTTCAGACGAGTTTGAGGTGGAGTACTTCCGGTACGCGGAAAAGTCCGGCCGAAAGGTGAAACAGTACAAGGACCTGTTGAAGAACTTCAAGGACAAG ACTAATCCTGCTGTACGGTCTGCGGTGAAATCG GTAAAAGAAGGTGGCAAGGGTGTCAAGACGGCGTACAAGGGACTGCGGTCCAAGTTTCGCGagacaacaccaccaaaaacgaagCTCGATAGCCATAGTAGTATGCATCTGCACCACGGATATGATGTCGGTGGTCACCATCAATCGGCACCAAACTCGCCAGTGTTCAACAAACGGCCACAAACGATTGCCCTAGCGGACGATGTCTATCATACGCATCATCCGCACCAAACGCTCACACCTTCCTCCACCTCCCTGTACAACTCGCCACACATTATGTTGGGCAGTCAGCATCACCAGTTGGGTCGCTCGGTAGCGCAGAGCAATGGCGGCGCTGCTGGAAGCAGTAGTATGAGCTCTGGCTACCACACGgtcaccggtggtgctggtggtggcagcagcagtagcagtcacATGAACAACAATCTTAGCTATGGCAACGGTGGTAGCaataccagcaccaccatcaacaataACACCAGCACAACACTGGCAAGTAGCAGCGCGAGCGACATCCGCAGTCCGACACTGAGCCCCACGAGCTCAAACTCGTCGTCGGAGATGAACCTCTGGCAGGAGATGCAGCATCATCTGACGCTGTTCAAATCCCCGGCCGTCAATCGGAAT TCTCAAAACGGTGACACACCGGATTTCCTTTCATCCACGGGAGGAGGCACGGCTACACCTCCGCCGAACGAGGATTCCCTCGATCTAATCACGCTGGACACTACCAACTCGAGCTTCGAGCTGGAGGACTTCGATCCGCTCAATGAACGAGCCAAACCGATCGCAGCCACAACCGCAATCGCGCATGCCAATGCTACCGGTACCGCACTAACCAACTCCAACATCCCGAGCTATCACCAGCATTCTGTGGCTGGCTTGCCAATCGCTGCCGGTGTTACCGTACCGACCGCATCCTTTCCCTCGACCAGCCTTGGCGTTAATAATCCCGTCTATCCTTACTTTACACCGTTGTATCAACAAAACGTGTcaccgcaccatcatcaacctcatcgatcgcaaccaccaccatttcctTCGTCGCTTGGTGCACAAGGAGACACCGCAcgtgctggtgttggtacCGCTGGAAGTGGTAGTGCGACggccggcagcagtagcacctcTGATGATTTCGAGCTGCTACGAAACTATGGTCTAGATAAGTTTGCACTGCTGGATCTCGGGGACGGTGGCAAGCAGACGGCACTGCTGCACATGAACGGCACTGGTATGGATGCACGGACGACGTTCGATCAGGACATTCTACGCAAAAGCATACCCAGCAGTAATATCAATGGCAGGAGCAGCTTCGGCAGTAGCAATGGTAGCAGAAACAGTGGCAATAAACTATCGACCAGTATCGAGGGGATCGCGCCGAATAGTCGACCACCAGCGCCTCCACCGTCAGGATACAATGGCCACTCGAAACCAGCATTTAGCAACTGGACAACGTTCGATTGA